The Polaribacter sp. KT25b genome contains the following window.
AGAACATTCTTTTTTATTAGATCATTATCAATTAGATTCTGTAGGTTGGGGAAGTCCTTTTTTATTGGTGCCAGAAGCTACAAGTGTTGATGATAAAACAATGGAATTATTATCAAATTCTAAAGAGAAAGATTTGTATTTGAGTAACAGTTCTCCTTTAGGAGTTCCTTTTAATACACTTAGAGGAAATACAAAAGATATTCACAGACAAGAGCTAATTGATAAAGGAAGACCAGGTACTTCTTGCCCTAATAAATTTATTGCTTTAAATAATGAGTTTAAAGAATCTGGATTGTGTACTGCATCAAGAGAATATCAACACTTAAAATTAAAAGAAATAGATTCGTTAGAAATCTCTTCTGAAGAAAAACAAAAACAAGTAGATAAAGTTACAGAAAAATCTTGTATTTGTGTTGGTTTAGGTACTTCTACCTTAATTTTAAATAAGGTAAGTACAAAGAAAACTGGCGATGGAGTTTCTGTTTGTCCTGGACCAAATATGGCGTATTATGATAAAGTAATGAGTTTGCAAAACATTACAGATCATATTTATGGAAGAGATAATATGATATCAAGAATAGATAGACCAAATGTTTTTATTAAAGAATTGTCTCTTTATATAACTCATTTACATGATAAAGTAGAAGAATTAAAGTCTAATTTTGATAAAAAACAATTAAGGTCTTTAACGAAGTTTAAAAAGAATTTAGAAGCAGGAATTAATTATTATAATGAATTATTTTTAAATCAGAAACAAGCTTTTATAACTCATAAAGAAGCGCTTTTAAGTGCATTACAATTAGAACAAAATAAATTAAATTTGATTAGTATAGAAATAGAAAATCTATAAAATTGAAATTTTAGAATAAAAAAAAGCATCTTTCTAATAAAGAAAGATGCTTTTTAAATTTATAATAAAATAGTCTTACCTATTAATTGTTTGTTTTCTATCTGGACCAACAGAAACTATTTTTACAGGAACTCCAGTTTCTTTTTCGATAAAAGCAACATAGTCTAGTAAATTTTTTGGTAATTGATCTGCAGAAGTCATTTCTGTTAAATCTTCATCCCACCCCTTAAATTCTGTATAATTTACAGAAACATTTTCTGGTTCAATATTGTATGGAAAATGGCTAATTTCTTTGCCTTTGTAGTTGTAAGAAGTACAAACTTTTAAAGTATCAAAACCAGAGAGAACATCACCTTTCATCATCATTAATTGAGTAACTCCGTTTACATCAACAGCATATTTTAAAGCGACTAAATCTAACCAACCACATCTTCTTGGTCTTCCAGTTGTTGCTCCAAATTCATGACCAACACTAGCCATTGTTTCTCCGTCATTATCAAATAATTCTGTAGGAAAAGGACCAGAACCAACTCTTGTTGTGTACGCTTTAAAGATTCCAAAAACATCACCAATTTTGTTAGGAGCAACACCTAAACCTGTACAAGCACCTGCTGCTGTTGTGTTTGATGAAGTTACAAAAGGATATGTTCCAAAATCGATATCTAATAAAGAACCTTGAGCGCCTTCTGCTAAAATTGTTTTTTTATCTTTAATTGCTTGGTTTAAAAACTCTTCGCTATCAATAAAAGGAAGCGTTTTTAATTTATCAATTCCTTTAATAAATTCAGCTTCTAATTCTTTTAGATCATATTCAACCTGAACATCAAAAAACTCTAACATTTTAATATGTTTTGCTGTTAAAGCATCATATTTTTCTTTCCAGTTTTCTAATTCTAAATCTCCAACTCTCATTCCGTTTCTACCGGTTTTGTCCATATAAGTTGGACCAATACCTTTTAAAGTAGAACCAATTTTAGCTTTTCCTTTAGAAGTTTCTGAAGCTGCGTCTAACAACCTGTGTGTTGGTAAAATTAAATGTGCTTTTCTAGAAATTAATAATTTAGAAGTATAATCGATATTGTGTTTGTCTAAATTTTCAAGTTCTTTTTTAAAAATTACTGGAT
Protein-coding sequences here:
- a CDS encoding adenylosuccinate synthase codes for the protein MAVDLLLGLQWGDEGKGKIVDVLTRNYDIIARFQGGPNAGHTLIFDGFKHVLHTIPSGIFHKTALNVVGNGVVIDPVIFKKELENLDKHNIDYTSKLLISRKAHLILPTHRLLDAASETSKGKAKIGSTLKGIGPTYMDKTGRNGMRVGDLELENWKEKYDALTAKHIKMLEFFDVQVEYDLKELEAEFIKGIDKLKTLPFIDSEEFLNQAIKDKKTILAEGAQGSLLDIDFGTYPFVTSSNTTAAGACTGLGVAPNKIGDVFGIFKAYTTRVGSGPFPTELFDNDGETMASVGHEFGATTGRPRRCGWLDLVALKYAVDVNGVTQLMMMKGDVLSGFDTLKVCTSYNYKGKEISHFPYNIEPENVSVNYTEFKGWDEDLTEMTSADQLPKNLLDYVAFIEKETGVPVKIVSVGPDRKQTINR